A window of the Mus pahari chromosome 1, PAHARI_EIJ_v1.1, whole genome shotgun sequence genome harbors these coding sequences:
- the Maz gene encoding myc-associated zinc finger protein isoform X3, whose protein sequence is MDPSNWSSFIFQGHAQNPLQVGAELQSRFFASQGCAQSPFQAAPAPPPTPQAPAAEPLQVDLLPVLAAAQESAAAAAAAAAAAAAVVTAPPAPAAASTVDTAALKQPPAPPPPPPAVSAPAAEAAPPAAAATIAAAAATAVVAPTSTVAVAPVASVLEKKTKSKGPYICALCAKEFKNGYNLRRHEAIHTGAKAGRVPSGAMKMPTMVPLSLLSVPQLSGAGGGGGEAGAGGGTAAVAAGGVVTTTASGKRIRKNHACEMCGKAFRDVYHLNRHKLSHSDEKPYQCPVCQQRFKRKDRMSYHVRSHDGAVHKPYNCSHCGKSFSRPDHLNSHVRQVHSTERPFKCEKCEAAFATKDRLRAHTVRHEEKVPCHVCGKMLSSAYISDHMKVHSQGPHHVCELCNKGFTTAAYLRIHAVKDHGLQAPRADRILCKLCSVHCKTPAQLAGHMQTHLGGAAPPIPGDAPQPQPTC, encoded by the exons GGTCACGCCCAGAACCCCCTGCAGGTCGGGGCTGAGCTCCAGTCCCGCTTCTTTGCCTCCCAGGGCTGCGCCCAGAGTCCATTCCAG GCCGCGCCGGCGCCCCCACCCACGCCCCAGGCCCCGGCGGCCGAGCCCCTCCAAGTGGACTTGCTCCCGGTTCTCGCCGCCGCGCAGGAATcggccgcggcggcggcggctgctgcgGCGGCTGCCGCTGCAGTAGTTACTGCACCCCCGGCCCCTGCCGCCGCCTCCACAGTGGACACAGCGGCCCTGAAGCAGCCTCCGGCGCCTCCTCCGCCACCCCCTGCCGTCTCCGCGCCGGCCGCCGAGGCCGCGCCCCCCGCCGCGGCCGCCACTATCGCTGCAGCGGCCGCCACCGCTGTAGTCGCCCCAACCTCGACGGTCGCTGTGGCCCCGGTTGCATCTGTCTtggagaagaagacaaagagcaAGGGGCCCTACATTTGCGCCCTGTGCGCCAAGGAGTTCAAGAACGGCTACAACCTCCGTAGGCACGAAGCCATCCACACAGGAGCCAAGGCTGGCCGGGTCCCTTCGGGTGCTATGAAGATGCCCACCATGGTGCCCCTGAGCCTCTTGAGTGTCCCCCAGCTGAGCGGGgccggcgggggtgggggagaagccGGGGCTGGCGGTGGCACAGCCGCGGTGGCGGCCGGTGGCGTTGTGACCACGACTGCCTCTGGGAAGCGCATCCGGAAGAATCACGCCTGCGAGATGTGCGGCAAGGCCTTCCGCGACGTCTACCACCTGAACCGACATAAGCTGTCGCATTCGGACGAGAAGCCCTACCAGTGCCCTGTGTGCCAGCAGCGCTTCAAGCGCAAGGACCGCATGAGTTACCACGTGCGCTCACATGACGGCGCTGTGCACAAGCCCTACAACTGCTCCCACTGTGGCAAGAGCTTCTCCCG GCCGGACCACCTCAACAGTCACGTCAGACAAGTGCACTCAACAGAGCGGCCCTTCAAATGTGAG AAATGTGAGGCAGCTTTTGCTACGAAGGATCGCCTCCGAGCGCACACAGTCCGACACGAGGAGAAGGTGCCATGTCATGTCTGTGGCAAGATGCTGAGCTCGGCTTATATTTCTGACCACATGAAGGTGCACAGCCAGGGCCCTCACCATGTCTGTGAGCTCTGCAACAAAG gcttCACCACAGCAGCATACCTGCGCATCCACGCGGTGAAGGATCATGGGCTCCAGGCCCCGCGGGCTGACCGCATCCTGTGCAAGCTGTGCAGCGTGCACTGCAAGACCCCTGCCCAGCTGGCCGGCCACATGCAGACCCATCTGGGGGGGGCCGCCCCTCCTATCCCGGGAGATGCCCCCCAGCCACAGCCTACCTGCTGA
- the Maz gene encoding myc-associated zinc finger protein isoform X2 — protein sequence MFPVFPCTLLAPPFPVLGLDSRGVGGLMNSFPPPQGHAQNPLQVGAELQSRFFASQGCAQSPFQAAPAPPPTPQAPAAEPLQVDLLPVLAAAQESAAAAAAAAAAAAAVVTAPPAPAAASTVDTAALKQPPAPPPPPPAVSAPAAEAAPPAAAATIAAAAATAVVAPTSTVAVAPVASVLEKKTKSKGPYICALCAKEFKNGYNLRRHEAIHTGAKAGRVPSGAMKMPTMVPLSLLSVPQLSGAGGGGGEAGAGGGTAAVAAGGVVTTTASGKRIRKNHACEMCGKAFRDVYHLNRHKLSHSDEKPYQCPVCQQRFKRKDRMSYHVRSHDGAVHKPYNCSHCGKSFSRPDHLNSHVRQVHSTERPFKCEKCEAAFATKDRLRAHTVRHEEKVPCHVCGKMLSSAYISDHMKVHSQGPHHVCELCNKGTGEVCPMAAAAAAAAAAAAAVVAAPPTAVGSLSGAEGVPVSSQPLPSQPW from the exons ATGTTCCCCGTGTTCCCTTGCACGCTGCTGGCCCCCCCCTTCCCCGTGCTGGGCCTGGACTCCCGGGGGGTGGGCGGCCTCATGAACTCCTTCCCGCCACCTCAGGGTCACGCCCAGAACCCCCTGCAGGTCGGGGCTGAGCTCCAGTCCCGCTTCTTTGCCTCCCAGGGCTGCGCCCAGAGTCCATTCCAG GCCGCGCCGGCGCCCCCACCCACGCCCCAGGCCCCGGCGGCCGAGCCCCTCCAAGTGGACTTGCTCCCGGTTCTCGCCGCCGCGCAGGAATcggccgcggcggcggcggctgctgcgGCGGCTGCCGCTGCAGTAGTTACTGCACCCCCGGCCCCTGCCGCCGCCTCCACAGTGGACACAGCGGCCCTGAAGCAGCCTCCGGCGCCTCCTCCGCCACCCCCTGCCGTCTCCGCGCCGGCCGCCGAGGCCGCGCCCCCCGCCGCGGCCGCCACTATCGCTGCAGCGGCCGCCACCGCTGTAGTCGCCCCAACCTCGACGGTCGCTGTGGCCCCGGTTGCATCTGTCTtggagaagaagacaaagagcaAGGGGCCCTACATTTGCGCCCTGTGCGCCAAGGAGTTCAAGAACGGCTACAACCTCCGTAGGCACGAAGCCATCCACACAGGAGCCAAGGCTGGCCGGGTCCCTTCGGGTGCTATGAAGATGCCCACCATGGTGCCCCTGAGCCTCTTGAGTGTCCCCCAGCTGAGCGGGgccggcgggggtgggggagaagccGGGGCTGGCGGTGGCACAGCCGCGGTGGCGGCCGGTGGCGTTGTGACCACGACTGCCTCTGGGAAGCGCATCCGGAAGAATCACGCCTGCGAGATGTGCGGCAAGGCCTTCCGCGACGTCTACCACCTGAACCGACATAAGCTGTCGCATTCGGACGAGAAGCCCTACCAGTGCCCTGTGTGCCAGCAGCGCTTCAAGCGCAAGGACCGCATGAGTTACCACGTGCGCTCACATGACGGCGCTGTGCACAAGCCCTACAACTGCTCCCACTGTGGCAAGAGCTTCTCCCG GCCGGACCACCTCAACAGTCACGTCAGACAAGTGCACTCAACAGAGCGGCCCTTCAAATGTGAG AAATGTGAGGCAGCTTTTGCTACGAAGGATCGCCTCCGAGCGCACACAGTCCGACACGAGGAGAAGGTGCCATGTCATGTCTGTGGCAAGATGCTGAGCTCGGCTTATATTTCTGACCACATGAAGGTGCACAGCCAGGGCCCTCACCATGTCTGTGAGCTCTGCAACAAAG GTACTGGTGAGGTTTGTCCaatggcggcggcggcagcagcagcagcggcggcggcagcagcagtggtggcagcccCTCCCACAGCTGTGGGCTCCCTCTCTGGGGCAGAGGGGGTACCAGTGAGCTCTCAGCCACTTCCCTCCCAGCCTTGGTGA
- the Maz gene encoding myc-associated zinc finger protein isoform X1: MFPVFPCTLLAPPFPVLGLDSRGVGGLMNSFPPPQGHAQNPLQVGAELQSRFFASQGCAQSPFQAAPAPPPTPQAPAAEPLQVDLLPVLAAAQESAAAAAAAAAAAAAVVTAPPAPAAASTVDTAALKQPPAPPPPPPAVSAPAAEAAPPAAAATIAAAAATAVVAPTSTVAVAPVASVLEKKTKSKGPYICALCAKEFKNGYNLRRHEAIHTGAKAGRVPSGAMKMPTMVPLSLLSVPQLSGAGGGGGEAGAGGGTAAVAAGGVVTTTASGKRIRKNHACEMCGKAFRDVYHLNRHKLSHSDEKPYQCPVCQQRFKRKDRMSYHVRSHDGAVHKPYNCSHCGKSFSRPDHLNSHVRQVHSTERPFKCEKCEAAFATKDRLRAHTVRHEEKVPCHVCGKMLSSAYISDHMKVHSQGPHHVCELCNKGFTTAAYLRIHAVKDHGLQAPRADRILCKLCSVHCKTPAQLAGHMQTHLGGAAPPIPGDAPQPQPTC, encoded by the exons ATGTTCCCCGTGTTCCCTTGCACGCTGCTGGCCCCCCCCTTCCCCGTGCTGGGCCTGGACTCCCGGGGGGTGGGCGGCCTCATGAACTCCTTCCCGCCACCTCAGGGTCACGCCCAGAACCCCCTGCAGGTCGGGGCTGAGCTCCAGTCCCGCTTCTTTGCCTCCCAGGGCTGCGCCCAGAGTCCATTCCAG GCCGCGCCGGCGCCCCCACCCACGCCCCAGGCCCCGGCGGCCGAGCCCCTCCAAGTGGACTTGCTCCCGGTTCTCGCCGCCGCGCAGGAATcggccgcggcggcggcggctgctgcgGCGGCTGCCGCTGCAGTAGTTACTGCACCCCCGGCCCCTGCCGCCGCCTCCACAGTGGACACAGCGGCCCTGAAGCAGCCTCCGGCGCCTCCTCCGCCACCCCCTGCCGTCTCCGCGCCGGCCGCCGAGGCCGCGCCCCCCGCCGCGGCCGCCACTATCGCTGCAGCGGCCGCCACCGCTGTAGTCGCCCCAACCTCGACGGTCGCTGTGGCCCCGGTTGCATCTGTCTtggagaagaagacaaagagcaAGGGGCCCTACATTTGCGCCCTGTGCGCCAAGGAGTTCAAGAACGGCTACAACCTCCGTAGGCACGAAGCCATCCACACAGGAGCCAAGGCTGGCCGGGTCCCTTCGGGTGCTATGAAGATGCCCACCATGGTGCCCCTGAGCCTCTTGAGTGTCCCCCAGCTGAGCGGGgccggcgggggtgggggagaagccGGGGCTGGCGGTGGCACAGCCGCGGTGGCGGCCGGTGGCGTTGTGACCACGACTGCCTCTGGGAAGCGCATCCGGAAGAATCACGCCTGCGAGATGTGCGGCAAGGCCTTCCGCGACGTCTACCACCTGAACCGACATAAGCTGTCGCATTCGGACGAGAAGCCCTACCAGTGCCCTGTGTGCCAGCAGCGCTTCAAGCGCAAGGACCGCATGAGTTACCACGTGCGCTCACATGACGGCGCTGTGCACAAGCCCTACAACTGCTCCCACTGTGGCAAGAGCTTCTCCCG GCCGGACCACCTCAACAGTCACGTCAGACAAGTGCACTCAACAGAGCGGCCCTTCAAATGTGAG AAATGTGAGGCAGCTTTTGCTACGAAGGATCGCCTCCGAGCGCACACAGTCCGACACGAGGAGAAGGTGCCATGTCATGTCTGTGGCAAGATGCTGAGCTCGGCTTATATTTCTGACCACATGAAGGTGCACAGCCAGGGCCCTCACCATGTCTGTGAGCTCTGCAACAAAG gcttCACCACAGCAGCATACCTGCGCATCCACGCGGTGAAGGATCATGGGCTCCAGGCCCCGCGGGCTGACCGCATCCTGTGCAAGCTGTGCAGCGTGCACTGCAAGACCCCTGCCCAGCTGGCCGGCCACATGCAGACCCATCTGGGGGGGGCCGCCCCTCCTATCCCGGGAGATGCCCCCCAGCCACAGCCTACCTGCTGA
- the Prrt2 gene encoding proline-rich transmembrane protein 2 produces MAASSSQVSEMKGVEDSSNTQTEGPRHSEEGLGPVQVVAEIPDQPEALQPGSGITAAPVDSGPKAELAPETTETSVETPETVQATDLSLNPGEGSKASPSPSPSPSPSEARQEPASKPDMNRETAAEEGSEPQSAAPPEPTSEPAFQLNTQSDPQPTSQPPPKPPLQAEPPTQEDLITEVLTETTGEKQENGAVVPLQAGDGEEGPAPHPHSPPSTKTPPANGAPPRVLQKLVEEDRIGRAHGGHPGSPRGSLSRHPSSQLAGPGVEGGEGTQKPRDYIILAILSCFCPMWPVNIVAFAYAVMSRNSLQQGDVDGAQRLGRVAKLLSIVALVGGVLIIIASCVINLGVYK; encoded by the exons ATGGCAGCCAGCAGCTCTCAGGTCTCTGAAATGAAGGGGGTGGAAGACAGTTCCAACACCCAGACAGAAGGTCCCAGGCATTCTGAAGAAGGACTAGGTCCTGTTCAGGTTGTAGCAGAGATCCCAGACCAGCCAGAGGCCCTTCAGCCAGGCTCAGGCATCACTGCAGCCCCTGTGGACTCGGGGCCTAAGGCAGAGCTGGCACCAGAAACCACAGAGACCTCAGTTGAAACCCCAGAAACAGTTCAGGCCACAGACCTCAGCTTAAACCCAGGAGAAGGCTCCAAGGCCAGCCCCAGccctagccccagccccagccccagcgaGGCACGCCAAGAGCCAGCATCCAAACCAGACATGAACAGAGAAACTGCAGCAGAGGAAGGGTCTGAGCCGCAGTCTGCAGCCCCTCCTGAGCCAACCTCAGAGCCTGCTTTTCAGCTAAACACCCAGTCAGACCCTCAGCCAACTTCCCAGCCTCCTCCTAAACCACCCCTTCAGGCAGAGCCCCCCACCCAAGAGGACCTGATCACAGAGGTCCTGACAGAAACTACAggggaaaagcaagaaaatggaGCAGTGGTTCCCCTTCAGGCTGGTGACggggaggagggcccagccccccACCCTCACTCACCACCCTCAACTAAAACACCCCCAGCCAATGGGGCTCCCCCCCGTGTGCTGCAGAAGCTCGTTGAGGAGGACAGAATAGGAAGGGCACACGGTGGACATCCAGGATCTCCTCGAGGTAGCCTAAGCCGTCATCCCAGCTCCCAGCTGGCAGGGCCTGGGGTGGAAGGGGGCGAAGGCACCCAGAAACCGCGGGACTATATCATCCTTGCCatcctctcctgcttctgccccatGTGGCCCGTCAACATTGTGGCCTTCGCTTATGCCGTCATG tCCCGGAACAGCCTGCAACAGGGGGACGTGGATGGGGCTCAACGTCTGGGCCGAGTAGCCAAGCTCTTAAGCATCGTGGCGCTGGTTGGGGGGGTCCTCATCATCATCGCCTCCTGCGTCATCAACTTAGGCG tGTATAAGTGA
- the Maz gene encoding myc-associated zinc finger protein isoform X4, whose protein sequence is MDPSNWSSFIFQGHAQNPLQVGAELQSRFFASQGCAQSPFQAAPAPPPTPQAPAAEPLQVDLLPVLAAAQESAAAAAAAAAAAAAVVTAPPAPAAASTVDTAALKQPPAPPPPPPAVSAPAAEAAPPAAAATIAAAAATAVVAPTSTVAVAPVASVLEKKTKSKGPYICALCAKEFKNGYNLRRHEAIHTGAKAGRVPSGAMKMPTMVPLSLLSVPQLSGAGGGGGEAGAGGGTAAVAAGGVVTTTASGKRIRKNHACEMCGKAFRDVYHLNRHKLSHSDEKPYQCPVCQQRFKRKDRMSYHVRSHDGAVHKPYNCSHCGKSFSRPDHLNSHVRQVHSTERPFKCEKCEAAFATKDRLRAHTVRHEEKVPCHVCGKMLSSAYISDHMKVHSQGPHHVCELCNKGTGEVCPMAAAAAAAAAAAAAVVAAPPTAVGSLSGAEGVPVSSQPLPSQPW, encoded by the exons GGTCACGCCCAGAACCCCCTGCAGGTCGGGGCTGAGCTCCAGTCCCGCTTCTTTGCCTCCCAGGGCTGCGCCCAGAGTCCATTCCAG GCCGCGCCGGCGCCCCCACCCACGCCCCAGGCCCCGGCGGCCGAGCCCCTCCAAGTGGACTTGCTCCCGGTTCTCGCCGCCGCGCAGGAATcggccgcggcggcggcggctgctgcgGCGGCTGCCGCTGCAGTAGTTACTGCACCCCCGGCCCCTGCCGCCGCCTCCACAGTGGACACAGCGGCCCTGAAGCAGCCTCCGGCGCCTCCTCCGCCACCCCCTGCCGTCTCCGCGCCGGCCGCCGAGGCCGCGCCCCCCGCCGCGGCCGCCACTATCGCTGCAGCGGCCGCCACCGCTGTAGTCGCCCCAACCTCGACGGTCGCTGTGGCCCCGGTTGCATCTGTCTtggagaagaagacaaagagcaAGGGGCCCTACATTTGCGCCCTGTGCGCCAAGGAGTTCAAGAACGGCTACAACCTCCGTAGGCACGAAGCCATCCACACAGGAGCCAAGGCTGGCCGGGTCCCTTCGGGTGCTATGAAGATGCCCACCATGGTGCCCCTGAGCCTCTTGAGTGTCCCCCAGCTGAGCGGGgccggcgggggtgggggagaagccGGGGCTGGCGGTGGCACAGCCGCGGTGGCGGCCGGTGGCGTTGTGACCACGACTGCCTCTGGGAAGCGCATCCGGAAGAATCACGCCTGCGAGATGTGCGGCAAGGCCTTCCGCGACGTCTACCACCTGAACCGACATAAGCTGTCGCATTCGGACGAGAAGCCCTACCAGTGCCCTGTGTGCCAGCAGCGCTTCAAGCGCAAGGACCGCATGAGTTACCACGTGCGCTCACATGACGGCGCTGTGCACAAGCCCTACAACTGCTCCCACTGTGGCAAGAGCTTCTCCCG GCCGGACCACCTCAACAGTCACGTCAGACAAGTGCACTCAACAGAGCGGCCCTTCAAATGTGAG AAATGTGAGGCAGCTTTTGCTACGAAGGATCGCCTCCGAGCGCACACAGTCCGACACGAGGAGAAGGTGCCATGTCATGTCTGTGGCAAGATGCTGAGCTCGGCTTATATTTCTGACCACATGAAGGTGCACAGCCAGGGCCCTCACCATGTCTGTGAGCTCTGCAACAAAG GTACTGGTGAGGTTTGTCCaatggcggcggcggcagcagcagcagcggcggcggcagcagcagtggtggcagcccCTCCCACAGCTGTGGGCTCCCTCTCTGGGGCAGAGGGGGTACCAGTGAGCTCTCAGCCACTTCCCTCCCAGCCTTGGTGA